One Haloterrigena salifodinae DNA window includes the following coding sequences:
- a CDS encoding VWA domain-containing protein codes for MVAESGDKKLSSLPFPAIVGQNELKRALLAVAANDGLDGALIVGEKGTAKSTAVRGLVDLLPDQRAIADCPYGCAPDDPNLQCVDCRERDSEELPVETRPVPLVTLPLGATRDRVVGTLSVEDALAGSADFDPGLLARAHRGILYVDEVNLLDDHLVDVVLDAAASGVNTVERDGVSVFHPAEFTLVGTMNPEEGDLRPQLRDRFALQATVEGCREIDQRVEVIDRALEADAGNGADDTDPWAEYADKTETLRADLAAARDRLDEVSLPDDFKAEIADLCLEAGVDGHRGDVATARAAMTIAALEGRTTVIESDVYEAASYTLPHRLRSTPFEDEPDLEDLLEDRFDEESPDEGERDDDADGDESADGDEGDECGSDDGETGTESGGERSDGDDDSETDDSGPERRPDEADDPTGGEPSPAEAGNGNDGTEDDDSSESDSNDGDGSDDSGGNGDEDEVAQPLVPGQQRADVAEIGEAAAPNLETPDAESADAATAGGSRASTGPSADNRGARVRTEPASNDGPIDAAASVRSAAARGDSRVRTQDLRQSVRRGDTAATIVFAVDASASMRPAMRTAKGVVLDLLRDSYEHRDRVAFVAFAGEDADVLLPPTDSVSLAARHLKELPSGDRTPLPAGLETSRRVLERAETDASVVVCVTDGRANVADGSPTEATRRAARGLAAEDATVIVVDAGDDSRAGLSELVAGETGGDVVALEALSPETVRAAADRAADER; via the coding sequence ATGGTTGCAGAGTCCGGAGACAAAAAGCTGTCGTCGCTTCCCTTCCCGGCGATCGTCGGCCAAAACGAGTTGAAGCGGGCGCTGCTCGCCGTCGCCGCAAACGACGGTCTCGACGGCGCCCTGATCGTCGGCGAGAAGGGGACCGCGAAGTCGACCGCCGTTCGCGGGCTCGTCGATCTCCTCCCCGACCAGCGGGCTATAGCCGACTGTCCCTACGGCTGTGCGCCCGACGACCCGAACCTGCAGTGTGTCGACTGCCGCGAACGCGACAGCGAGGAGTTGCCCGTCGAGACCCGTCCCGTCCCGCTCGTGACCCTCCCGCTGGGCGCGACTCGAGACCGCGTCGTCGGCACCCTCTCGGTCGAGGACGCCCTCGCCGGAAGCGCGGACTTCGATCCCGGCCTGCTCGCCCGCGCCCACCGCGGGATCCTCTACGTCGACGAGGTCAACCTGCTGGACGACCACCTCGTGGACGTCGTCCTCGACGCGGCCGCCAGCGGCGTCAACACCGTCGAACGCGACGGGGTCAGCGTCTTCCACCCCGCCGAGTTCACCCTCGTCGGGACGATGAATCCCGAGGAGGGCGACCTCCGGCCCCAACTGCGCGACCGATTCGCCCTACAAGCCACCGTCGAGGGCTGCCGGGAGATCGACCAGCGCGTCGAGGTCATCGATCGGGCGCTCGAGGCGGACGCCGGCAACGGCGCCGACGACACCGACCCGTGGGCCGAGTACGCTGACAAGACCGAGACCCTGCGCGCGGACCTCGCGGCGGCCCGCGATCGCCTCGACGAGGTATCCCTCCCGGACGATTTCAAGGCTGAAATCGCCGACCTCTGCCTCGAGGCCGGCGTCGACGGCCACCGCGGGGACGTGGCGACCGCCCGGGCCGCGATGACCATCGCGGCGCTCGAGGGGCGGACAACGGTCATCGAATCGGACGTTTACGAGGCCGCCAGCTACACGCTTCCCCACCGGCTTCGGAGCACGCCGTTCGAAGACGAACCCGACCTCGAGGACCTCCTCGAGGATCGGTTCGACGAGGAGTCGCCGGACGAGGGCGAGCGCGACGACGATGCGGACGGCGACGAGTCCGCGGACGGAGACGAAGGAGACGAGTGCGGGAGCGACGACGGTGAGACGGGAACCGAATCCGGCGGCGAGCGCAGCGACGGCGACGACGATTCGGAGACCGACGATTCGGGACCCGAACGCCGACCCGACGAGGCCGACGACCCGACCGGCGGCGAACCGTCGCCCGCCGAAGCCGGTAACGGGAACGACGGGACCGAGGACGACGACTCGAGCGAATCCGATTCGAACGACGGCGACGGGAGCGACGACAGCGGTGGGAACGGCGACGAAGACGAGGTGGCCCAGCCGCTCGTTCCCGGCCAGCAGCGCGCCGACGTCGCCGAGATCGGCGAGGCGGCGGCGCCCAACCTCGAGACGCCCGACGCCGAGAGCGCGGACGCGGCGACGGCGGGCGGCTCGCGGGCGAGCACGGGTCCCAGCGCGGACAACCGCGGCGCTCGAGTCCGAACCGAACCCGCGTCGAACGACGGTCCGATCGACGCGGCGGCGTCGGTTCGCTCCGCCGCGGCCCGCGGCGACTCCCGCGTTCGGACGCAGGACCTCCGGCAGTCGGTGCGCCGCGGCGATACCGCGGCGACGATCGTCTTCGCGGTCGACGCTAGCGCCTCGATGCGCCCGGCGATGCGCACCGCGAAGGGCGTCGTGTTGGACCTGTTGCGCGACAGCTACGAACACCGCGATCGGGTCGCGTTCGTCGCCTTCGCCGGCGAGGACGCCGACGTTCTTCTGCCGCCGACCGACAGCGTCTCGCTGGCCGCGCGCCACCTCAAGGAGCTTCCCTCCGGCGATCGGACGCCCCTGCCGGCGGGTCTCGAGACCTCGCGGCGAGTCCTCGAACGCGCGGAGACGGACGCTTCGGTCGTCGTCTGCGTGACCGACGGCCGGGCGAACGTCGCCGACGGGAGTCCGACCGAGGCGACCCGGCGGGCGGCCCGAGGGCTCGCGGCCGAGGACGCGACGGTGATCGTCGTCGACGCCGGCGACGACTCTCGGGCCGGCCTCTCGGAACTGGTCGCCGGCGAGACTGGTGGCGACGTGGTCGCCCTCGAGGCGCTGTCGCCCGAAACGGTCCGCGCCGCGGCCGATCGGGCCGCAGACGAGCGATAG
- a CDS encoding uracil-xanthine permease family protein, with amino-acid sequence MSNAGDEFSNRDADRGTDADSGVAVSEDIEYGIDEKPPLGESLVLGIQHYLTMVGANIAVPLILADAMGMLENASPSVTARFIGTFFVVSGIATLAQTTFGNRYPIVQGAPFSMLAPALAIITVVTSGGVGGGAGWQAALLQLQGAIIVAATVQVAMGYLGLVGKLRRFLSPVVIAPTIMLIGLALFNAPQITASNQSWPLLGLTLGLILLFSQYLDVKHRAFRLYPVILALVIAWVVAAALSAGGVITDAHPGYVPLGDVTDTQPLLPIYPFQWGTPQITTAFVVGMFAGVLASIVESIGDYYAVANITGSGAPSEKRINHGIGMEGLMNVFSGIMGTGGSTSYSENIGAIGLTGVASRYVVQLGAVIMIVFGFIGYFGQLVATIPDPIIGGLFIAMFAQIVAVGISNLRHVDLDSSRNTFVIGFALFVGLAIPAYMGNFESTIAFREAIDLEATLAGQPGWLEAAAQAIVDTIFIIGSTGMAVGGLAALVLDNTIPGSREERGLAHWDRITEDESEFESFWDRWLGADDNAAFDAERQD; translated from the coding sequence ATGAGTAACGCGGGGGACGAATTCAGTAATCGGGACGCTGACAGGGGTACAGACGCGGATTCCGGGGTCGCCGTCAGCGAGGACATCGAGTACGGTATCGACGAGAAACCACCGCTCGGCGAATCGCTCGTCCTCGGCATCCAGCACTACCTGACGATGGTCGGGGCGAACATCGCGGTGCCGCTGATTCTGGCGGACGCGATGGGGATGCTCGAGAACGCGAGCCCGTCGGTCACCGCGCGGTTCATCGGCACCTTCTTCGTCGTCTCGGGGATCGCGACGCTGGCTCAGACGACCTTCGGGAACCGCTATCCCATCGTGCAGGGGGCGCCGTTCTCGATGCTCGCGCCGGCGCTGGCGATCATCACCGTCGTCACTTCGGGCGGTGTCGGGGGCGGCGCAGGCTGGCAAGCCGCGTTGCTCCAGTTGCAGGGCGCGATCATCGTCGCCGCGACGGTGCAGGTCGCGATGGGCTATCTCGGTCTCGTCGGGAAACTTCGGCGGTTCCTCTCGCCGGTCGTCATCGCGCCGACGATCATGCTCATCGGCCTTGCGCTGTTCAACGCCCCGCAGATCACCGCCTCGAACCAGAGCTGGCCCCTGCTCGGACTAACCCTCGGCCTCATCCTGCTGTTCTCGCAGTACCTCGACGTCAAGCACAGAGCGTTCCGGCTCTATCCTGTTATCCTGGCGTTGGTGATCGCGTGGGTCGTCGCCGCCGCGCTGTCCGCTGGCGGCGTCATCACCGACGCTCATCCCGGCTACGTCCCGCTTGGCGACGTCACCGACACGCAGCCGCTCCTGCCGATCTACCCGTTCCAGTGGGGGACGCCCCAGATCACGACCGCGTTCGTCGTCGGGATGTTCGCGGGCGTGCTCGCGTCGATCGTCGAGAGCATCGGCGACTACTACGCGGTCGCCAACATCACCGGCTCGGGAGCACCGAGCGAGAAGCGAATTAACCACGGTATCGGGATGGAAGGACTGATGAACGTCTTCTCCGGGATCATGGGCACCGGCGGCTCGACCTCCTACTCCGAGAACATCGGCGCGATCGGACTGACCGGTGTCGCCTCGCGGTACGTCGTCCAGCTCGGCGCCGTCATCATGATCGTCTTCGGCTTCATCGGCTACTTCGGGCAACTGGTCGCGACCATCCCGGATCCGATCATCGGCGGACTCTTTATCGCGATGTTCGCCCAGATCGTCGCCGTCGGCATCTCGAACCTCCGTCACGTCGATCTCGACTCCTCGAGGAACACCTTCGTCATCGGTTTCGCGCTGTTCGTCGGGCTGGCGATTCCGGCCTACATGGGGAACTTCGAGAGCACGATCGCGTTCCGCGAGGCGATCGACCTCGAGGCCACGCTCGCGGGCCAGCCGGGGTGGCTCGAGGCCGCGGCACAGGCCATCGTCGACACGATATTTATCATCGGCTCGACCGGGATGGCCGTCGGCGGCCTCGCGGCGCTGGTGCTCGACAACACGATCCCCGGCAGCCGCGAGGAGCGCGGCCTGGCCCACTGGGATCGGATCACCGAGGACGAGTCCGAGTTCGAGAGCTTCTGGGACCGCTGGCTCGGGGCCGACGACAACGCCGCGTTCGACGCGGAGCGACAGGACTGA
- a CDS encoding alpha/beta fold hydrolase, whose product MAELSLEDGTLWYETRGDGRPLVFIHGGWMNGQAWRPQIDRFDDDYEVVTFDVRGHGQTGATEADQYSVELFTDDLEALLSHLDLEAPILCGLSLGSMVVQEFMDRHPDRAAGAILGGAVRSMPPLDMPTGLKPFMSPLPALTTSLSLTGSKTTFRSMLGSIRATTGERWLSVNPEIQSQAIDAVDEIGRDEFRKVFDALYRYEPSNLSHVETPTLVVHGEQEAPLVKRQGRQLVSEVGGAEHLELSDSGHLVNLDRPNAFNTASETFLETASAA is encoded by the coding sequence ATGGCAGAACTCTCCCTCGAGGACGGCACGCTCTGGTACGAGACGCGCGGCGACGGACGGCCGCTGGTGTTCATCCACGGCGGTTGGATGAACGGACAGGCCTGGCGGCCCCAGATCGACCGCTTCGACGACGACTACGAGGTCGTCACCTTTGACGTCCGCGGCCACGGCCAGACGGGAGCGACCGAGGCGGACCAGTACTCGGTCGAACTCTTCACCGACGACCTCGAGGCCTTACTCTCGCATCTCGACCTCGAGGCGCCGATCCTCTGTGGCCTCTCGCTTGGGTCGATGGTCGTCCAGGAGTTCATGGACCGCCACCCCGACCGTGCGGCGGGAGCGATCCTCGGCGGCGCGGTGCGCTCGATGCCGCCGCTGGACATGCCCACGGGGCTGAAGCCTTTCATGTCGCCGCTGCCCGCACTCACGACGTCGCTGTCGCTGACGGGGTCGAAGACGACGTTCCGGTCGATGCTGGGATCCATTCGAGCGACCACCGGCGAGCGCTGGCTCTCGGTGAACCCGGAGATTCAGTCGCAAGCGATCGACGCCGTCGACGAGATCGGTCGCGACGAGTTCCGCAAGGTGTTCGACGCGCTCTACCGCTACGAGCCGTCGAACCTCTCCCACGTCGAGACGCCGACGCTGGTCGTCCACGGCGAACAGGAGGCGCCGCTGGTCAAACGACAGGGCCGACAACTCGTTTCGGAGGTCGGCGGCGCCGAACACCTGGAACTGTCCGACTCGGGCCACCTCGTCAACCTCGATCGTCCGAACGCGTTCAACACCGCGAGCGAGACGTTCCTCGAGACGGCCAGCGCCGCGTAA
- a CDS encoding PQQ-binding-like beta-propeller repeat protein yields MKFKAEQISGGRSRRALLSAAGVALTTGLTGCLGALEGDEDETKNVNGGDGDTESDKEPTDSSDETAELRETLAAADPYRMLQYGPDHVGNTVDAGPTADVDAVWTFREGDDDSHYEIGTPAIVDGTVYVPENHSVGDDSAETVVYALDGATGDIEWEWSYPRGTTFGSTVVAEGAVVLILGGSVVALEADAGTERWRLERDFSDAVTVADGTAYAINTTYADPPTLVAIDIETGRERWTKPLGNERMYWPTPPAVADGTVYQGGMEFTALSAADGERLWSKDFGNAVSGSPTVTDDACYVPLGDGTIAALGRDGTLRWRQPVERGGHGSGLNSVSSPAVDDGTLYVTNSWRLTALDADDGAQHWTTETAGDRPPVVADGVVYVSGLNAMRAHDGATGDRLWRYETDASSSSGNKVAPVVGETAFFPSAGLHALREADATSD; encoded by the coding sequence ATGAAATTCAAAGCAGAACAGATTTCCGGCGGTCGTAGCCGCCGCGCCCTGCTCTCGGCCGCGGGAGTGGCGCTGACGACCGGGTTGACGGGCTGTCTCGGCGCGCTCGAGGGGGACGAGGACGAAACCAAGAACGTGAACGGTGGGGACGGCGATACCGAATCCGACAAGGAACCGACTGACTCGTCAGACGAGACGGCCGAACTGCGGGAGACGCTGGCCGCCGCCGACCCGTACCGGATGCTCCAGTACGGACCGGACCACGTCGGGAACACCGTCGACGCCGGACCGACCGCCGACGTCGACGCCGTCTGGACGTTCCGCGAGGGCGACGACGACTCACACTACGAAATCGGAACACCGGCGATAGTCGACGGGACGGTCTACGTCCCCGAGAATCACTCCGTCGGCGACGACAGCGCGGAGACGGTCGTCTACGCGCTAGACGGCGCGACCGGCGATATCGAGTGGGAGTGGTCCTATCCCCGCGGCACCACGTTCGGATCGACCGTCGTCGCCGAGGGTGCGGTCGTCCTCATCCTCGGCGGATCGGTCGTCGCGCTCGAGGCCGACGCGGGAACCGAACGCTGGCGACTCGAGCGAGACTTCTCCGACGCGGTCACGGTCGCCGACGGAACGGCCTACGCGATCAACACCACGTACGCCGATCCGCCGACGCTGGTGGCGATCGATATCGAGACCGGGCGCGAGCGCTGGACGAAACCCCTCGGCAACGAGAGGATGTACTGGCCGACGCCGCCGGCGGTGGCTGACGGGACCGTCTATCAGGGCGGCATGGAATTCACTGCATTATCGGCCGCGGACGGCGAGCGGTTGTGGTCGAAGGACTTCGGGAACGCGGTCAGCGGCTCGCCGACCGTCACCGACGACGCCTGCTACGTTCCGCTCGGCGACGGTACCATCGCGGCGCTCGGGCGCGACGGCACGCTCCGCTGGCGCCAGCCGGTCGAACGCGGCGGCCACGGCTCGGGGCTAAACTCCGTCTCGTCGCCGGCAGTCGACGATGGAACGCTGTACGTCACGAACTCGTGGCGACTGACCGCGCTCGACGCCGATGACGGCGCGCAGCACTGGACGACCGAAACGGCCGGTGACCGACCGCCGGTCGTCGCCGACGGCGTCGTCTATGTCAGCGGGCTGAACGCGATGAGAGCGCACGACGGTGCCACGGGCGATCGCCTGTGGCGCTACGAGACCGACGCCTCGAGCAGCAGTGGCAACAAGGTTGCGCCCGTCGTCGGCGAAACCGCGTTCTTCCCCAGCGCGGGACTGCACGCGTTGCGCGAGGCGGACGCGACGTCGGACTAA
- a CDS encoding DUF5798 family protein, translating to MGLGSTAKKIQSLSERAEAMYKQVQQLQKRIISLEEEMDETHDTVNRMDHQMTEQRALLLAIADEHDLDGEQILADAAIDEAELEAEESDAAVDETTDESADADASDATAK from the coding sequence ATGGGACTTGGCAGCACCGCAAAGAAGATTCAGAGCCTCTCGGAGCGAGCCGAGGCGATGTACAAGCAGGTTCAGCAACTCCAGAAGCGGATCATCTCGCTGGAAGAGGAGATGGACGAGACGCACGACACGGTCAACCGAATGGACCACCAAATGACCGAACAGCGCGCGCTCCTGCTGGCCATCGCCGACGAACACGACCTCGACGGCGAACAGATCCTCGCCGACGCGGCCATCGATGAGGCCGAACTCGAAGCCGAGGAGAGCGACGCCGCTGTGGACGAGACGACCGACGAATCGGCGGACGCCGACGCGAGCGACGCGACGGCCAAATAG
- a CDS encoding PLP-dependent cysteine synthase family protein, which translates to MTSHEQPVDSVLETIGRTPLVALQDGPAGVDLYAKLETFNPGASVKDRIGRYMLEAMLERGELSEDGTIIEPTAGNTGIGFAIAAEQLGLEAIFVVPERFSVEKQQLMAALGAEIINTPTDAGMGGAIERAHELAAELDDAVVPQQFSNPLNVEAHYETTGPEIYEALDGEVGAVVAGCGTAGTLMGIAKYALEQDESTYVAAVEPEGSIYGETLGDDREEDEYKIEGIGTHDLATNELFDPDLVDAVYAIPDRDAHDELRRLAREEGHLVASSAGAASVAAKRVARAISTGEIDAPHETVVTVFPDSSERYLSKGIYRSFEEWEG; encoded by the coding sequence ATGACGAGCCACGAGCAGCCGGTCGACTCGGTGCTCGAGACGATCGGTCGAACGCCGCTGGTCGCCCTGCAGGACGGACCCGCTGGCGTCGACCTGTACGCGAAACTCGAGACGTTCAACCCCGGGGCCAGCGTCAAGGATCGTATCGGCCGGTACATGCTCGAGGCGATGCTCGAGCGTGGAGAGCTCTCCGAGGACGGGACGATCATCGAACCGACCGCGGGGAACACGGGGATTGGGTTCGCGATCGCCGCCGAACAGCTGGGTCTCGAGGCGATCTTCGTCGTCCCGGAGCGGTTCAGCGTCGAGAAACAGCAGCTGATGGCCGCGCTGGGCGCCGAGATCATCAACACGCCCACGGACGCGGGGATGGGCGGGGCGATCGAGCGCGCCCACGAACTGGCCGCGGAACTCGACGACGCCGTCGTTCCCCAGCAATTCTCGAATCCGCTCAACGTCGAAGCCCACTACGAGACCACCGGGCCCGAGATCTACGAGGCGCTCGACGGCGAGGTGGGCGCCGTCGTCGCCGGCTGTGGCACCGCGGGGACGCTAATGGGCATCGCGAAGTACGCCCTCGAGCAGGACGAGTCGACGTACGTCGCCGCGGTCGAACCCGAGGGCTCGATCTACGGCGAGACGCTGGGTGACGACCGCGAGGAGGACGAGTACAAGATCGAGGGGATCGGCACCCACGACCTGGCGACCAACGAACTGTTCGATCCCGACCTCGTCGACGCCGTCTACGCGATCCCGGACCGGGACGCCCACGACGAGCTCCGGCGCCTGGCCCGCGAAGAGGGCCACCTCGTCGCCTCGAGTGCGGGCGCCGCGAGCGTCGCCGCGAAGCGGGTGGCACGGGCGATTTCGACGGGCGAGATCGACGCGCCCCACGAGACCGTCGTGACGGTGTTTCCGGACTCGAGCGAGCGCTACCTCTCGAAGGGGATCTATCGGTCCTTCGAGGAGTGGGAGGGCTAA
- a CDS encoding class 1 isoprenoid biosynthesis enzyme, with the protein MSLPPAALPDAGCPPPLRARVERYTNQGGLIGAFTYALTVLETDDETLAAATASIPTNLFVTSSLHDDAIDESGDWNAADRKRRLNERITLGDLVFTNVVEAARSLPAYADLTPVLETVRQIGRGQLAEDHLEPSTATLEDAVARVDARGAVWGDLAVALVDAVADYSKTQCEMLRRLTRNGMFVLTVVDDVEDLPADVGNGVANVPRALYDGDLSTRESPAAVVDAFLGSDAPDRLEAILAERRTALGADARAFAATLDCPETDVLAAVRRALSWYCDTVCSVPVEATVPPERQRRVRAELVDDEASTRRTLASAIAELPLETGSLPVDLDAVIDTVVELPAAPLADVLSMVTHVATIADDVMSTSLADALDVLERRASTPQS; encoded by the coding sequence ATGTCCCTCCCACCAGCTGCGCTCCCCGACGCGGGCTGTCCGCCCCCACTCCGGGCGCGCGTCGAGCGGTACACGAATCAGGGAGGGCTCATCGGCGCGTTCACCTACGCGCTGACCGTCCTCGAGACCGACGATGAGACCCTCGCCGCGGCGACCGCGTCGATCCCGACGAATCTCTTCGTCACGAGCAGCCTCCACGACGACGCGATCGACGAGTCGGGCGACTGGAACGCGGCCGATCGCAAACGCCGGCTGAACGAACGCATCACTCTGGGCGACCTCGTCTTTACGAACGTCGTCGAGGCAGCGCGGTCGCTCCCCGCGTACGCTGATCTGACACCCGTCCTCGAAACCGTCCGCCAGATCGGGCGGGGGCAACTCGCGGAAGACCACCTCGAGCCGTCGACGGCAACCCTCGAAGACGCCGTCGCCCGCGTCGACGCACGCGGGGCCGTCTGGGGCGATCTCGCGGTCGCGCTGGTCGATGCCGTCGCGGACTACTCCAAGACCCAGTGCGAGATGCTCCGTCGACTGACGAGAAATGGTATGTTCGTCCTCACCGTCGTGGACGACGTCGAGGACCTGCCCGCGGACGTCGGCAACGGCGTCGCGAACGTGCCGCGTGCGCTCTACGACGGCGACCTCTCGACCCGCGAGTCACCGGCCGCCGTCGTCGATGCCTTCCTCGGCTCCGACGCCCCCGATCGTCTCGAAGCGATTCTCGCCGAACGCCGGACCGCACTCGGCGCCGACGCCCGCGCGTTTGCAGCGACGCTCGACTGTCCCGAGACCGACGTGCTGGCGGCCGTCCGTCGGGCGCTGTCGTGGTACTGCGATACGGTCTGTTCGGTGCCGGTCGAGGCGACCGTGCCGCCGGAGCGCCAGCGACGCGTTCGGGCGGAACTGGTCGACGACGAGGCGTCGACGCGGCGGACGCTCGCGTCGGCCATCGCCGAACTCCCCCTCGAGACCGGATCGCTGCCGGTCGACCTCGACGCGGTCATCGACACCGTCGTCGAACTCCCCGCAGCTCCGCTCGCGGACGTCCTCAGTATGGTCACGCACGTCGCGACGATCGCCGACGACGTGATGAGCACGTCGCTGGCCGACGCCCTCGACGTTCTCGAGCGACGAGCATCGACACCGCAGTCGTAA
- a CDS encoding CoA-binding protein: MPVDTAEEIEEILEYETIAVVGCSSTPGKAAHDVPKYLLERGYDVIPVNPYADEIFEREVYDSLDEVDAEIDVVCIFRPSEEVSGIVDAALERDDVTVVWTQQGIRDDEAAARAEDDGRRVVQDRCMKVEHRRLAA, encoded by the coding sequence ATGCCAGTCGATACCGCGGAGGAGATCGAGGAGATCCTCGAGTACGAGACGATCGCGGTCGTGGGCTGTTCGAGCACGCCGGGGAAGGCGGCCCACGACGTGCCCAAGTACCTGCTCGAGCGCGGCTACGACGTGATTCCGGTCAACCCGTACGCCGACGAAATCTTCGAGCGGGAGGTCTACGATTCGCTCGACGAAGTCGACGCGGAGATCGACGTCGTCTGCATCTTCCGGCCCAGCGAGGAGGTCAGCGGGATCGTCGACGCGGCCCTCGAGCGCGACGACGTGACGGTCGTCTGGACCCAGCAGGGGATCCGCGACGACGAGGCCGCGGCCCGAGCCGAAGACGACGGCCGGCGGGTCGTCCAGGATCGGTGTATGAAGGTCGAACACCGGCGGCTCGCCGCCTGA
- a CDS encoding RAD55 family ATPase — MYDLADVLPDADIEPGTNLLIAGPPLTGKREIAFDILASGANRGNGSIVVTTKDSADKVLETFTDSLEAGVDPDVGIVDCVTKQRGIGTVDDDPRIKYASSPVDMTGIGIKLSEFLQEFYEGHGLTENRVLLHSVSTLLMYSDLQTVFRFLHVFTGRIQSADAMGLYVIDSTAHDDQTMNTLKQLFDAVIELEEPTDGEEPEIRTAGLSS; from the coding sequence ATGTATGACCTCGCAGATGTCCTCCCGGACGCCGACATCGAGCCCGGGACGAACCTGCTCATTGCGGGCCCGCCACTGACGGGAAAGCGCGAGATCGCCTTCGACATCCTCGCCAGCGGCGCCAACCGTGGTAACGGTTCGATCGTCGTGACGACCAAAGACAGCGCCGACAAGGTTCTCGAGACGTTCACCGACTCGCTCGAGGCGGGCGTCGATCCGGACGTCGGGATCGTCGACTGCGTCACGAAACAGCGCGGGATCGGTACCGTCGACGACGATCCGCGGATCAAGTACGCCTCCTCGCCGGTCGACATGACCGGTATCGGGATTAAACTCTCGGAGTTCCTCCAGGAATTTTACGAGGGCCACGGCCTGACCGAGAACCGCGTACTGTTACACTCGGTGTCGACGCTGCTGATGTACTCCGATCTCCAGACCGTGTTCCGGTTCCTCCACGTCTTCACGGGCCGGATCCAGAGCGCCGACGCCATGGGATTGTACGTCATCGACTCGACGGCCCACGACGACCAGACCATGAACACGCTCAAACAGCTGTTCGACGCCGTCATCGAACTCGAAGAGCCCACCGACGGCGAGGAACCCGAGATTCGGACCGCCGGCCTCTCGAGTTGA
- a CDS encoding geranylgeranylglycerol-phosphate geranylgeranyltransferase: MTAGETGRGLLELTRPVNVIAASVLPFIGAFVAGGVVDQPVRVATAVAATALAVGAGNAINDYFDREIDRINQPDRPIPRGAVSPRGALAFSLVCFGAAVALAVTLPPAALAIAGINLVALVAYTEVFKGLPGVGNALVAYLVGSSFLFGAAAVGDMAPAAVLFLLSAITTLTREIIKDVEDVEGDREEGLNTLPIAIGERRALYVATGLLAIGAAASPLPYVLLEDFGVAYLVVVGPAVAVMCYAAYESFSNPTAGQGHLKYGMFLAALAFIVGRAAAMPAVF, from the coding sequence ATGACAGCAGGCGAGACGGGCCGCGGACTCCTCGAGTTGACGCGGCCGGTGAACGTGATCGCGGCGAGCGTCTTGCCATTCATCGGCGCGTTCGTCGCGGGCGGCGTCGTCGACCAGCCGGTTCGGGTCGCGACGGCGGTCGCCGCCACGGCGCTCGCGGTCGGCGCCGGCAACGCGATCAACGACTACTTCGATCGGGAGATCGACCGAATCAACCAGCCCGACAGGCCGATTCCCCGCGGAGCGGTGAGTCCGCGCGGCGCGCTCGCGTTCAGTCTCGTCTGCTTCGGCGCGGCCGTCGCGCTCGCGGTGACGCTCCCGCCGGCGGCGCTGGCCATCGCGGGGATCAACCTCGTCGCGCTGGTGGCGTACACGGAGGTCTTCAAGGGGCTGCCGGGAGTCGGGAACGCGCTGGTCGCCTACCTCGTCGGGAGTTCGTTCCTCTTCGGGGCCGCCGCGGTGGGCGACATGGCGCCCGCGGCCGTTCTCTTCCTACTCTCGGCGATCACGACGCTGACACGGGAGATCATCAAGGACGTCGAGGACGTCGAGGGCGACCGCGAGGAGGGACTCAACACGCTCCCGATCGCTATCGGGGAGCGCCGTGCGCTGTACGTCGCGACGGGGCTGCTCGCGATCGGCGCCGCGGCGAGCCCGCTCCCGTACGTCCTCCTCGAGGACTTCGGGGTCGCGTACCTGGTCGTGGTTGGTCCGGCCGTCGCCGTGATGTGTTATGCGGCCTACGAGAGTTTCTCGAATCCGACGGCGGGACAGGGACATCTCAAGTATGGGATGTTTCTCGCCGCGCTGGCGTTTATCGTGGGGCGGGCGGCGGCGATGCCCGCCGTGTTCTGA
- a CDS encoding DUF7511 domain-containing protein, with protein MTVNETPIPDDEQAAAMPLELLTDDEDVWTAVPADATGDERVTKWLSVDVDTLCDLEEWQ; from the coding sequence ATGACGGTAAACGAGACCCCCATCCCCGACGACGAGCAGGCCGCAGCGATGCCGCTCGAGTTGCTCACCGACGACGAGGACGTCTGGACGGCCGTCCCGGCCGACGCCACCGGTGACGAGCGCGTGACCAAGTGGCTCTCGGTCGACGTCGACACGCTGTGCGATCTCGAGGAGTGGCAGTAA